Proteins from a single region of Juglans microcarpa x Juglans regia isolate MS1-56 chromosome 5S, Jm3101_v1.0, whole genome shotgun sequence:
- the LOC121268662 gene encoding cytochrome c oxidase assembly factor 5, producing MSKSCKGLAMELVKCLSESDCIKVEKRSYRECAGEKSPSIASECVGLRETYFNCKRGQVDMRARIRGNKGY from the exons ATGTCCAAATCTTGCAAAGGCCTAGCAATGGAACTGGTGAAGTGCCTGAGTGAATCAGATTGCATTAAG GTTGAAAAGCGATCATATAGGGAATGTGCCGGAGAGAAGAGCCCATCAATAGCAAGTGAGTGTGTGGGACTTAGGGAAACATATTTCAATTGCAAGAGGGGCCAG GTTGATATGAGAGCTAGGATTCGTGGAAACAAAGGCTACTAA